The following coding sequences are from one Brienomyrus brachyistius isolate T26 chromosome 2, BBRACH_0.4, whole genome shotgun sequence window:
- the mtmr3 gene encoding myotubularin-related protein 3 isoform X1 — MEEEGQRSPECMQPNQIFPKKAPVLEEESLQVPFPELHGESAEYVGRAEDAIIAISPYRLHIKFKESIVNNHSSDVSVPLQLIESVECRDIFQLHIICKDCKVIRCQFSTFEQCQEWLKRLTAATQPLSRLEELFSFAFHAWCVDMYAGEKEQRGELCRPGEHVISRFKNEVERMGFDTQNVWRISEINTKYRLCSSYPQLLLVPAWITDKELENVAAFRSWKRFPAVVYRHQSTAAVIARCGQPEVSWWGWRNADDEHLVQSIAKACAMDSSFRKHLANGSCSRDYANGGDFSSDGDFDASMTNSSEVETLAIQPPKLLILDARSYAAAVANRAKGGGCECPEYYPNCEVVFMGMANIHSIRKSFQSLRLLCTQMPDPANWLSALEGTRWLQHLSLLLKAALLVVNAVDRDHRPVLVHCSDGWDRTPQIVALSKLLLDPYYRTVEGFQVLVETEWLDFGHKFADRCGHGENSVDPNERCPVFLQWLDCVHQLQRQFPCSFEFSEAFLVKLVQHTYSCLFGTFLCNSSKERDEHRIQERTCSVWSLLRPANRGFRNMLYSSHSETVLHPVCHVRNLMLWTAVYLPSSSPTTPSDDSCAPYPEDPPLGRLPKTRSFDNLTSACDVGGSLAPNRRSSDPSLNEKWQDHRRSLELNIGVGSEGGGASDLDSRTCIHAGLGPREEWSDREPGASMPSAENADGTEEARILRVTLPGEESMEEAELSVVAGVPEAQMENILQEATEEAGTEIYNNNASRESPPLEGGSVTPPNIPHGSSTTRPPATELLAKAAMPPEDKAPEAEDGEEQKDSAPKLTNGHAQVLSTGELEKLQAGVEQLEDRASLMASSTETLTEDDAARPDSQRQLPLFEVKCPPHYLRKKESIKAEAERGPTRTLNGAECPSHSALQSPKAEPLCNGVTPSDMETRVNGDRAPLSRQVSAASCGSLPPHPRGGRCPHTPLVGRAPASPEQSMRSHLDEDGLAVPVDVVQQRLRQIEAGHRLEVEILKRQVQELRSRLESQQLGGSGTGGRLNGDAGDEVTSIPDSGCNLDPNCMSRCSTEVFSEASWVRVDNQDAKVTRWYPDHLAAQCYGCESRFWLATRRHHCRGREPAEEAWNCGNVFCATCCNQKMPVPSQQLFEPSRVCKACYGNLQLLELEKPITASSN; from the exons ATG GAGGAGGAGGGGCAGCGGAGTCCAGAGTGCATGCAGCCCAATCAGATCTTCCCGAAGAAGGCGCCGGtcctggaggaggagagcctgcAG GTGCCCTTCCCCGAGCTACACGGGGAGTCTGCGGAGTACGTGGGGAGAGCTGAGGACGCCATCATCGCCATATCTCCATACCGGCTGCACATCAAGTTCAAAGAGTCCATTGTGAAC AATCACTCAAGTGACGTTTCA GTCCCACTGCAGCTCATCGAGAGCGTCGAATGCCGGGATATTTTCCAGctccacatcatctgcaaggaCTGCAAAGTCATCAG gtGCCAGTTCTCCACCTTTGAGCAGTGCCAGGAGTGGCTGAAGCGGCTGACAGCCGCCACGCAGCCCCTCTCTCGCCTGGAGGAGCTCTTCTCCTTCGCCTTCCATGCCTGGTGTGTGGATATGTACGCGGGGGAGAAGGAACAGCGTGGGGAGCTCTGCAGACCTG GTGAGCATGTGATCTCACGCTTCAAAAATGAGGTGGAGCGGATGGGCTTCGACACTCAGAATGTCTGGAGGATTTCCGAAATCAACACCAAGTACAG GCTCTGCTCCAGCTACCCCCAACTCCTGCTGGTACCGGCCTGGATCACTGACAAGGAGCTGGAGAATGTGGCAGCGTTCCGGTCCTGGAAGCGATTTCCGGCTGTGGTGTACAG GCATCAGAGCACGGCTGCTGTGATCGCCCGCTGCGGTCAGCCAGAGGTCAGCTGGTGGGGTTGGCGTAACGCGGACGACGAGCACCTGGTGCAATCCATCGCCAAGGCATGCGCTATGGACAGCAGCTTCCGGAAGCACCTGGCCAATGGCTCCTGCTCTCGTGACTACGCCAACGGTGGTGACTTCTCCTCCGATGGAGATTTTG ATGCCTCCATGACCAACAGCTCGGAGGTGGAGACCTTAGCCATCCAGCCCCCGAAGTTGCTCATTCTGGATGCCAGGTCATACGCAGCTGCCGTGGCCAACCGGGCCAAAGGGGGGGGCTGCGAGTGCCCAG AGTACTATCCAAACTGCGAGGTGGTCTTCATGGGCATGGCCAACATCCACTCCATCCGCAAGAGCTTCCAGTCGCTGCGCTTACTCTGCACGCAAATGCCCGACCCGGCCAA CTGGCTCTCAGCGCTTGAGGGCACCCGCTGGCTGCAGCACCTGTCACTCCTCCTCAAGGCCGCCCTGTTGGTGGTGAATGCCGTGGACCGGGACCACCGGCCCGTGTTGGTGCACTGCTCTGATGGCTGGGACCGCACTCCTCAGATCGTGGCGCTGTCCAAACTGCTGTTGGACCCCTACTACCGGACTGTGGAG GGCTTCCAGGTCCTGGTGGAGACCGAGTGGCTCGATTTCGGGCACAAGTTTGCCGACCGCTGTGGGCATGGAGAGAACTCCGTGGACCCAAACGAGCGTTGCCCCGTCTTCCTGCAGTGGCTAGACTGCGTGCATCAGCTGCAAAGGCAGTTTCCCTGCTCCTTCGAGTTCAGCGAGGCCTTCCTG GTGAAGCTGGTGCAGCACACATACTCCTGCCTGTTTGGCACCTTCCTGTGTAACAGCAGCAAGGAGCGGGATGAGCATCGCATCCAGGAACGCACCTGCTCCGTCTGGTCACTGCTGCGGCCCGCCAACCGCGGCTTCCGGAACATGCTGTACTCCTCCCACTCCGAGACG GTACTGCACCCCGTGTGCCACGTACGTAACCTGATGCTCTGGACCGCCGTGTACCTGCCCAGCTCATCTCCCACCACACCTTCCGACGACTCCTGTGCCCCTTACCCCGAGGACCCACCCCTGGGCAG ACTTCCAAAGACACGATCATTTGACAATCTGACCAGTGCCTGTGATGTGGGGGGGTCTTTAGCCCCAAACCGGCGATCCAGTGACCCCAGCCTGAACGAGAAATGGCAAGACCACCGGCGTTCCCTGGAGCTCAACATCGGGGTTGGCTCtgaagggggcggggcttcGGACCTGGACAGCAGGACCTGTATCCATGCAGGGTTGGGTCCCAGAGAAGAGTGGTCTGACAGAGAGCCGGGGGCCAGTATGCCCTCTGCAGAGAACGCAGACGGGACAGAGGAGGCCAGGATCCTGAGGGTGACGCTGCCTGGGGAGGAGAGCATGGAGGAGGCTGAGCTCTCCGTAGTGGCTGGTGTCCCTGAGGCACAGATGGAGAATATCCTGCAGGAGGCCACCGAGGAGGCAGGGACAGAGATCTACAACAACAATGCCAGCCGGGAAAGTCCTCCCCTAGAAGGGGGCTCTGTCACTCCCCCGAATATCCCACATGGCTCTTCTACGACCCGACCCCCTGCCACGGAACTGCTTGCCAAGGCAGCCATGCCACCAGAGGACAAGGCACCAGAGGCTGAGGATGGAGAAGAGCAGAAGGACTCCGCCCCTAAGTTGACCAACGGCCACGCCCAGGTCCTCTCCACGGGAGAGCTGGAGAAGTTGCAGGCTGGTGTGGAGCAGCTGGAGGACAGGGCCTCACTCATGGCGAGTTCCACGGAGACTCTGACCGAGGACGATGCTGCCCGGCCCGATAGCCAAAGGCAGCTCCCGCTCTTCGAGGTGAAGTGTCCACCCCACTACCTCAGGAAAAAGGAGTCCATCAAGGCAGAGGCTGAGCGAGGTCCCACCAGGACTTTGAACGGGGCCGAGTGCCCCTCCCACAGTGCCTTGCAATCCCCGAAAGCAGAACCCCTATGCAATGGGGTGACACCCTCTGACATGGAGACCCGGGTCAACGGGGATCGTGCCCCTCTGAGTCGACAGGTCTCAGCAGCCAGCTGTGGATCgctccccccacacccccggggGGGGCGCTGCCCCCATACCCCGCTAGTGGGCCGTGCCCCTGCCAGCCCTGAGCAGTCCATGCGCAGCCACCTGGACGAGGACGGGCTGGCGGTGCCGGTGGACGTGGTGCAGCAGCGGCTGCGGCAGATCGAGGCTGGACACCGGTTGGAGGTGGAGATCCTCAAGAGGCAGGTGCAGGAGCTGCGCAGTCGCCTGGAGAGCCAGCAGCTGGGAGGCAGCGGTACTGGGGGACGCCTCAATGGGGACGCCGGAGACGAAGTg ACCTCCATTCCGGACTCTGGGTGCAACCTGGACCCGAACTGCATGTCCCGCTGCAGCACAGAAGTCTTCTCCGAGGCCAGCTGGGTGCGAGTGGACAACCAGGATGCCAAG GTGACCCGGTGGTATCCGGATCACTTGGCAGCCCAGTGTTATGGGTGCGAGAGCAGGTTCTGGCTGGCCACCCGGAGGCACCACTGCAG GGGCAGGGAGCCCGCTGAAGAAGCCTG GAACTgtgggaatgtgttttgtgcTACCTGCTGCAACCAGAAGATGCCAGTGCCGAGCCAGCAGCTGTTTGAGCCGAGCCGCGTCTGCAAGGCCTGCTatggcaacctgcagctcctggaGCTGGAAAAGCCCATCACTGCAAGCTCTAATTAA
- the mtmr3 gene encoding myotubularin-related protein 3 isoform X4 — protein sequence MEEEGQRSPECMQPNQIFPKKAPVLEEESLQVPFPELHGESAEYVGRAEDAIIAISPYRLHIKFKESIVNVPLQLIESVECRDIFQLHIICKDCKVIRCQFSTFEQCQEWLKRLTAATQPLSRLEELFSFAFHAWCVDMYAGEKEQRGELCRPGEHVISRFKNEVERMGFDTQNVWRISEINTKYRLCSSYPQLLLVPAWITDKELENVAAFRSWKRFPAVVYRHQSTAAVIARCGQPEVSWWGWRNADDEHLVQSIAKACAMDSSFRKHLANGSCSRDYANGGDFSSDGDFDASMTNSSEVETLAIQPPKLLILDARSYAAAVANRAKGGGCECPEYYPNCEVVFMGMANIHSIRKSFQSLRLLCTQMPDPANWLSALEGTRWLQHLSLLLKAALLVVNAVDRDHRPVLVHCSDGWDRTPQIVALSKLLLDPYYRTVEGFQVLVETEWLDFGHKFADRCGHGENSVDPNERCPVFLQWLDCVHQLQRQFPCSFEFSEAFLVKLVQHTYSCLFGTFLCNSSKERDEHRIQERTCSVWSLLRPANRGFRNMLYSSHSETVLHPVCHVRNLMLWTAVYLPSSSPTTPSDDSCAPYPEDPPLGRLPKTRSFDNLTSACDVGGSLAPNRRSSDPSLNEKWQDHRRSLELNIGVGSEGGGASDLDSRTCIHAGLGPREEWSDREPGASMPSAENADGTEEARILRVTLPGEESMEEAELSVVAGVPEAQMENILQEATEEAGTEIYNNNASRESPPLEGGSVTPPNIPHGSSTTRPPATELLAKAAMPPEDKAPEAEDGEEQKDSAPKLTNGHAQVLSTGELEKLQAGVEQLEDRASLMASSTETLTEDDAARPDSQRQLPLFEVKCPPHYLRKKESIKAEAERGPTRTLNGAECPSHSALQSPKAEPLCNGVTPSDMETRVNGDRAPLSRQVSAASCGSLPPHPRGGRCPHTPLVGRAPASPEQSMRSHLDEDGLAVPVDVVQQRLRQIEAGHRLEVEILKRQVQELRSRLESQQLGGSGTGGRLNGDAGDEVTSIPDSGCNLDPNCMSRCSTEVFSEASWVRVDNQDAKVTRWYPDHLAAQCYGCESRFWLATRRHHCRNCGNVFCATCCNQKMPVPSQQLFEPSRVCKACYGNLQLLELEKPITASSN from the exons ATG GAGGAGGAGGGGCAGCGGAGTCCAGAGTGCATGCAGCCCAATCAGATCTTCCCGAAGAAGGCGCCGGtcctggaggaggagagcctgcAG GTGCCCTTCCCCGAGCTACACGGGGAGTCTGCGGAGTACGTGGGGAGAGCTGAGGACGCCATCATCGCCATATCTCCATACCGGCTGCACATCAAGTTCAAAGAGTCCATTGTGAAC GTCCCACTGCAGCTCATCGAGAGCGTCGAATGCCGGGATATTTTCCAGctccacatcatctgcaaggaCTGCAAAGTCATCAG gtGCCAGTTCTCCACCTTTGAGCAGTGCCAGGAGTGGCTGAAGCGGCTGACAGCCGCCACGCAGCCCCTCTCTCGCCTGGAGGAGCTCTTCTCCTTCGCCTTCCATGCCTGGTGTGTGGATATGTACGCGGGGGAGAAGGAACAGCGTGGGGAGCTCTGCAGACCTG GTGAGCATGTGATCTCACGCTTCAAAAATGAGGTGGAGCGGATGGGCTTCGACACTCAGAATGTCTGGAGGATTTCCGAAATCAACACCAAGTACAG GCTCTGCTCCAGCTACCCCCAACTCCTGCTGGTACCGGCCTGGATCACTGACAAGGAGCTGGAGAATGTGGCAGCGTTCCGGTCCTGGAAGCGATTTCCGGCTGTGGTGTACAG GCATCAGAGCACGGCTGCTGTGATCGCCCGCTGCGGTCAGCCAGAGGTCAGCTGGTGGGGTTGGCGTAACGCGGACGACGAGCACCTGGTGCAATCCATCGCCAAGGCATGCGCTATGGACAGCAGCTTCCGGAAGCACCTGGCCAATGGCTCCTGCTCTCGTGACTACGCCAACGGTGGTGACTTCTCCTCCGATGGAGATTTTG ATGCCTCCATGACCAACAGCTCGGAGGTGGAGACCTTAGCCATCCAGCCCCCGAAGTTGCTCATTCTGGATGCCAGGTCATACGCAGCTGCCGTGGCCAACCGGGCCAAAGGGGGGGGCTGCGAGTGCCCAG AGTACTATCCAAACTGCGAGGTGGTCTTCATGGGCATGGCCAACATCCACTCCATCCGCAAGAGCTTCCAGTCGCTGCGCTTACTCTGCACGCAAATGCCCGACCCGGCCAA CTGGCTCTCAGCGCTTGAGGGCACCCGCTGGCTGCAGCACCTGTCACTCCTCCTCAAGGCCGCCCTGTTGGTGGTGAATGCCGTGGACCGGGACCACCGGCCCGTGTTGGTGCACTGCTCTGATGGCTGGGACCGCACTCCTCAGATCGTGGCGCTGTCCAAACTGCTGTTGGACCCCTACTACCGGACTGTGGAG GGCTTCCAGGTCCTGGTGGAGACCGAGTGGCTCGATTTCGGGCACAAGTTTGCCGACCGCTGTGGGCATGGAGAGAACTCCGTGGACCCAAACGAGCGTTGCCCCGTCTTCCTGCAGTGGCTAGACTGCGTGCATCAGCTGCAAAGGCAGTTTCCCTGCTCCTTCGAGTTCAGCGAGGCCTTCCTG GTGAAGCTGGTGCAGCACACATACTCCTGCCTGTTTGGCACCTTCCTGTGTAACAGCAGCAAGGAGCGGGATGAGCATCGCATCCAGGAACGCACCTGCTCCGTCTGGTCACTGCTGCGGCCCGCCAACCGCGGCTTCCGGAACATGCTGTACTCCTCCCACTCCGAGACG GTACTGCACCCCGTGTGCCACGTACGTAACCTGATGCTCTGGACCGCCGTGTACCTGCCCAGCTCATCTCCCACCACACCTTCCGACGACTCCTGTGCCCCTTACCCCGAGGACCCACCCCTGGGCAG ACTTCCAAAGACACGATCATTTGACAATCTGACCAGTGCCTGTGATGTGGGGGGGTCTTTAGCCCCAAACCGGCGATCCAGTGACCCCAGCCTGAACGAGAAATGGCAAGACCACCGGCGTTCCCTGGAGCTCAACATCGGGGTTGGCTCtgaagggggcggggcttcGGACCTGGACAGCAGGACCTGTATCCATGCAGGGTTGGGTCCCAGAGAAGAGTGGTCTGACAGAGAGCCGGGGGCCAGTATGCCCTCTGCAGAGAACGCAGACGGGACAGAGGAGGCCAGGATCCTGAGGGTGACGCTGCCTGGGGAGGAGAGCATGGAGGAGGCTGAGCTCTCCGTAGTGGCTGGTGTCCCTGAGGCACAGATGGAGAATATCCTGCAGGAGGCCACCGAGGAGGCAGGGACAGAGATCTACAACAACAATGCCAGCCGGGAAAGTCCTCCCCTAGAAGGGGGCTCTGTCACTCCCCCGAATATCCCACATGGCTCTTCTACGACCCGACCCCCTGCCACGGAACTGCTTGCCAAGGCAGCCATGCCACCAGAGGACAAGGCACCAGAGGCTGAGGATGGAGAAGAGCAGAAGGACTCCGCCCCTAAGTTGACCAACGGCCACGCCCAGGTCCTCTCCACGGGAGAGCTGGAGAAGTTGCAGGCTGGTGTGGAGCAGCTGGAGGACAGGGCCTCACTCATGGCGAGTTCCACGGAGACTCTGACCGAGGACGATGCTGCCCGGCCCGATAGCCAAAGGCAGCTCCCGCTCTTCGAGGTGAAGTGTCCACCCCACTACCTCAGGAAAAAGGAGTCCATCAAGGCAGAGGCTGAGCGAGGTCCCACCAGGACTTTGAACGGGGCCGAGTGCCCCTCCCACAGTGCCTTGCAATCCCCGAAAGCAGAACCCCTATGCAATGGGGTGACACCCTCTGACATGGAGACCCGGGTCAACGGGGATCGTGCCCCTCTGAGTCGACAGGTCTCAGCAGCCAGCTGTGGATCgctccccccacacccccggggGGGGCGCTGCCCCCATACCCCGCTAGTGGGCCGTGCCCCTGCCAGCCCTGAGCAGTCCATGCGCAGCCACCTGGACGAGGACGGGCTGGCGGTGCCGGTGGACGTGGTGCAGCAGCGGCTGCGGCAGATCGAGGCTGGACACCGGTTGGAGGTGGAGATCCTCAAGAGGCAGGTGCAGGAGCTGCGCAGTCGCCTGGAGAGCCAGCAGCTGGGAGGCAGCGGTACTGGGGGACGCCTCAATGGGGACGCCGGAGACGAAGTg ACCTCCATTCCGGACTCTGGGTGCAACCTGGACCCGAACTGCATGTCCCGCTGCAGCACAGAAGTCTTCTCCGAGGCCAGCTGGGTGCGAGTGGACAACCAGGATGCCAAG GTGACCCGGTGGTATCCGGATCACTTGGCAGCCCAGTGTTATGGGTGCGAGAGCAGGTTCTGGCTGGCCACCCGGAGGCACCACTGCAG GAACTgtgggaatgtgttttgtgcTACCTGCTGCAACCAGAAGATGCCAGTGCCGAGCCAGCAGCTGTTTGAGCCGAGCCGCGTCTGCAAGGCCTGCTatggcaacctgcagctcctggaGCTGGAAAAGCCCATCACTGCAAGCTCTAATTAA
- the mtmr3 gene encoding myotubularin-related protein 3 isoform X2, producing the protein MEEEGQRSPECMQPNQIFPKKAPVLEEESLQVPFPELHGESAEYVGRAEDAIIAISPYRLHIKFKESIVNVPLQLIESVECRDIFQLHIICKDCKVIRCQFSTFEQCQEWLKRLTAATQPLSRLEELFSFAFHAWCVDMYAGEKEQRGELCRPGEHVISRFKNEVERMGFDTQNVWRISEINTKYRLCSSYPQLLLVPAWITDKELENVAAFRSWKRFPAVVYRHQSTAAVIARCGQPEVSWWGWRNADDEHLVQSIAKACAMDSSFRKHLANGSCSRDYANGGDFSSDGDFDASMTNSSEVETLAIQPPKLLILDARSYAAAVANRAKGGGCECPEYYPNCEVVFMGMANIHSIRKSFQSLRLLCTQMPDPANWLSALEGTRWLQHLSLLLKAALLVVNAVDRDHRPVLVHCSDGWDRTPQIVALSKLLLDPYYRTVEGFQVLVETEWLDFGHKFADRCGHGENSVDPNERCPVFLQWLDCVHQLQRQFPCSFEFSEAFLVKLVQHTYSCLFGTFLCNSSKERDEHRIQERTCSVWSLLRPANRGFRNMLYSSHSETVLHPVCHVRNLMLWTAVYLPSSSPTTPSDDSCAPYPEDPPLGRLPKTRSFDNLTSACDVGGSLAPNRRSSDPSLNEKWQDHRRSLELNIGVGSEGGGASDLDSRTCIHAGLGPREEWSDREPGASMPSAENADGTEEARILRVTLPGEESMEEAELSVVAGVPEAQMENILQEATEEAGTEIYNNNASRESPPLEGGSVTPPNIPHGSSTTRPPATELLAKAAMPPEDKAPEAEDGEEQKDSAPKLTNGHAQVLSTGELEKLQAGVEQLEDRASLMASSTETLTEDDAARPDSQRQLPLFEVKCPPHYLRKKESIKAEAERGPTRTLNGAECPSHSALQSPKAEPLCNGVTPSDMETRVNGDRAPLSRQVSAASCGSLPPHPRGGRCPHTPLVGRAPASPEQSMRSHLDEDGLAVPVDVVQQRLRQIEAGHRLEVEILKRQVQELRSRLESQQLGGSGTGGRLNGDAGDEVTSIPDSGCNLDPNCMSRCSTEVFSEASWVRVDNQDAKVTRWYPDHLAAQCYGCESRFWLATRRHHCRGREPAEEAWNCGNVFCATCCNQKMPVPSQQLFEPSRVCKACYGNLQLLELEKPITASSN; encoded by the exons ATG GAGGAGGAGGGGCAGCGGAGTCCAGAGTGCATGCAGCCCAATCAGATCTTCCCGAAGAAGGCGCCGGtcctggaggaggagagcctgcAG GTGCCCTTCCCCGAGCTACACGGGGAGTCTGCGGAGTACGTGGGGAGAGCTGAGGACGCCATCATCGCCATATCTCCATACCGGCTGCACATCAAGTTCAAAGAGTCCATTGTGAAC GTCCCACTGCAGCTCATCGAGAGCGTCGAATGCCGGGATATTTTCCAGctccacatcatctgcaaggaCTGCAAAGTCATCAG gtGCCAGTTCTCCACCTTTGAGCAGTGCCAGGAGTGGCTGAAGCGGCTGACAGCCGCCACGCAGCCCCTCTCTCGCCTGGAGGAGCTCTTCTCCTTCGCCTTCCATGCCTGGTGTGTGGATATGTACGCGGGGGAGAAGGAACAGCGTGGGGAGCTCTGCAGACCTG GTGAGCATGTGATCTCACGCTTCAAAAATGAGGTGGAGCGGATGGGCTTCGACACTCAGAATGTCTGGAGGATTTCCGAAATCAACACCAAGTACAG GCTCTGCTCCAGCTACCCCCAACTCCTGCTGGTACCGGCCTGGATCACTGACAAGGAGCTGGAGAATGTGGCAGCGTTCCGGTCCTGGAAGCGATTTCCGGCTGTGGTGTACAG GCATCAGAGCACGGCTGCTGTGATCGCCCGCTGCGGTCAGCCAGAGGTCAGCTGGTGGGGTTGGCGTAACGCGGACGACGAGCACCTGGTGCAATCCATCGCCAAGGCATGCGCTATGGACAGCAGCTTCCGGAAGCACCTGGCCAATGGCTCCTGCTCTCGTGACTACGCCAACGGTGGTGACTTCTCCTCCGATGGAGATTTTG ATGCCTCCATGACCAACAGCTCGGAGGTGGAGACCTTAGCCATCCAGCCCCCGAAGTTGCTCATTCTGGATGCCAGGTCATACGCAGCTGCCGTGGCCAACCGGGCCAAAGGGGGGGGCTGCGAGTGCCCAG AGTACTATCCAAACTGCGAGGTGGTCTTCATGGGCATGGCCAACATCCACTCCATCCGCAAGAGCTTCCAGTCGCTGCGCTTACTCTGCACGCAAATGCCCGACCCGGCCAA CTGGCTCTCAGCGCTTGAGGGCACCCGCTGGCTGCAGCACCTGTCACTCCTCCTCAAGGCCGCCCTGTTGGTGGTGAATGCCGTGGACCGGGACCACCGGCCCGTGTTGGTGCACTGCTCTGATGGCTGGGACCGCACTCCTCAGATCGTGGCGCTGTCCAAACTGCTGTTGGACCCCTACTACCGGACTGTGGAG GGCTTCCAGGTCCTGGTGGAGACCGAGTGGCTCGATTTCGGGCACAAGTTTGCCGACCGCTGTGGGCATGGAGAGAACTCCGTGGACCCAAACGAGCGTTGCCCCGTCTTCCTGCAGTGGCTAGACTGCGTGCATCAGCTGCAAAGGCAGTTTCCCTGCTCCTTCGAGTTCAGCGAGGCCTTCCTG GTGAAGCTGGTGCAGCACACATACTCCTGCCTGTTTGGCACCTTCCTGTGTAACAGCAGCAAGGAGCGGGATGAGCATCGCATCCAGGAACGCACCTGCTCCGTCTGGTCACTGCTGCGGCCCGCCAACCGCGGCTTCCGGAACATGCTGTACTCCTCCCACTCCGAGACG GTACTGCACCCCGTGTGCCACGTACGTAACCTGATGCTCTGGACCGCCGTGTACCTGCCCAGCTCATCTCCCACCACACCTTCCGACGACTCCTGTGCCCCTTACCCCGAGGACCCACCCCTGGGCAG ACTTCCAAAGACACGATCATTTGACAATCTGACCAGTGCCTGTGATGTGGGGGGGTCTTTAGCCCCAAACCGGCGATCCAGTGACCCCAGCCTGAACGAGAAATGGCAAGACCACCGGCGTTCCCTGGAGCTCAACATCGGGGTTGGCTCtgaagggggcggggcttcGGACCTGGACAGCAGGACCTGTATCCATGCAGGGTTGGGTCCCAGAGAAGAGTGGTCTGACAGAGAGCCGGGGGCCAGTATGCCCTCTGCAGAGAACGCAGACGGGACAGAGGAGGCCAGGATCCTGAGGGTGACGCTGCCTGGGGAGGAGAGCATGGAGGAGGCTGAGCTCTCCGTAGTGGCTGGTGTCCCTGAGGCACAGATGGAGAATATCCTGCAGGAGGCCACCGAGGAGGCAGGGACAGAGATCTACAACAACAATGCCAGCCGGGAAAGTCCTCCCCTAGAAGGGGGCTCTGTCACTCCCCCGAATATCCCACATGGCTCTTCTACGACCCGACCCCCTGCCACGGAACTGCTTGCCAAGGCAGCCATGCCACCAGAGGACAAGGCACCAGAGGCTGAGGATGGAGAAGAGCAGAAGGACTCCGCCCCTAAGTTGACCAACGGCCACGCCCAGGTCCTCTCCACGGGAGAGCTGGAGAAGTTGCAGGCTGGTGTGGAGCAGCTGGAGGACAGGGCCTCACTCATGGCGAGTTCCACGGAGACTCTGACCGAGGACGATGCTGCCCGGCCCGATAGCCAAAGGCAGCTCCCGCTCTTCGAGGTGAAGTGTCCACCCCACTACCTCAGGAAAAAGGAGTCCATCAAGGCAGAGGCTGAGCGAGGTCCCACCAGGACTTTGAACGGGGCCGAGTGCCCCTCCCACAGTGCCTTGCAATCCCCGAAAGCAGAACCCCTATGCAATGGGGTGACACCCTCTGACATGGAGACCCGGGTCAACGGGGATCGTGCCCCTCTGAGTCGACAGGTCTCAGCAGCCAGCTGTGGATCgctccccccacacccccggggGGGGCGCTGCCCCCATACCCCGCTAGTGGGCCGTGCCCCTGCCAGCCCTGAGCAGTCCATGCGCAGCCACCTGGACGAGGACGGGCTGGCGGTGCCGGTGGACGTGGTGCAGCAGCGGCTGCGGCAGATCGAGGCTGGACACCGGTTGGAGGTGGAGATCCTCAAGAGGCAGGTGCAGGAGCTGCGCAGTCGCCTGGAGAGCCAGCAGCTGGGAGGCAGCGGTACTGGGGGACGCCTCAATGGGGACGCCGGAGACGAAGTg ACCTCCATTCCGGACTCTGGGTGCAACCTGGACCCGAACTGCATGTCCCGCTGCAGCACAGAAGTCTTCTCCGAGGCCAGCTGGGTGCGAGTGGACAACCAGGATGCCAAG GTGACCCGGTGGTATCCGGATCACTTGGCAGCCCAGTGTTATGGGTGCGAGAGCAGGTTCTGGCTGGCCACCCGGAGGCACCACTGCAG GGGCAGGGAGCCCGCTGAAGAAGCCTG GAACTgtgggaatgtgttttgtgcTACCTGCTGCAACCAGAAGATGCCAGTGCCGAGCCAGCAGCTGTTTGAGCCGAGCCGCGTCTGCAAGGCCTGCTatggcaacctgcagctcctggaGCTGGAAAAGCCCATCACTGCAAGCTCTAATTAA